Proteins from a single region of Acidianus ambivalens:
- a CDS encoding M1 family metallopeptidase has product MMQIDSYDVFIEFDFKGLQYHGIEKIKLSTEDKVVLDAEGVKVTRVSISGKSVDFLSDEKTVTISTGNFSGIIEVEFEGKVRDDLVGMYIAPYDNSYIFTTQFESSHARKFIPCVDNPSYKAEFKFTVKVDKDLDVISNMPPQKIYYEGDKKIIEFLKTPKMSTYLIYMGVGKFEEYYDYSSQPIVIVATVPGKISKAKIPADFARKFIKFYEDYYGIKYQLPKAHFIAIPEFAFGAMENWGAITFRETALLADENSSVRQLRRVAEVIAHELAHQWFGDLVTMKWWNDLWLNESFATFMSYKAVNWLHPDWDYWGEFLYSETAGAMEKDSLHITHPIEVEVKKPEEIEQLFDDISYGKGASILRMIESYMGEEEFRKGISNYLNKFSFSNAEGRDLWNSLEEASGKPISKIMPSWIVQEGYPLITVKVKDNIIKFEQRRFMLDGSTDDKIYMVPLTLEVNGNKKISLLLDSKEKEYNVGEKVNSIKVNLNRAGFYRVYYDDLKILGSMNHLEKFGLINDYFNFLLAGIIPFEEYEKIVQSMMNEESYLPVLELASQLFKLYAINPKKYSSLALQFHESQEKIWRTKTDALGKLTYSNIIENLVQMDYNFALELSKEMANFSSIDPNKKDAVAMAYAIVNEDSVFDEILDKYRKEKFDEEKMTYLKAILSFKKPYLVTNTLSLSLTGEIKKQDIVRILPIVAYNVEAKEAVWSWLKTYMDNIRKYYQGTGILGRVLSDVLPILGIGREKEVEEYFNKHPMPEAEKGIKQGIEKLKIFSRLA; this is encoded by the coding sequence ATTATGCAGATAGATTCGTACGATGTATTTATAGAATTTGATTTTAAAGGATTACAGTATCATGGAATAGAAAAGATAAAATTAAGCACAGAAGACAAGGTTGTATTAGACGCTGAGGGCGTTAAAGTTACAAGGGTAAGCATTAGTGGTAAAAGTGTTGACTTTCTATCAGATGAGAAGACTGTAACAATATCTACTGGTAATTTTTCTGGAATTATTGAAGTAGAATTTGAGGGTAAAGTAAGAGACGATTTGGTTGGAATGTATATAGCGCCTTATGATAATTCCTATATCTTTACTACTCAGTTTGAGTCTTCTCATGCTAGAAAGTTTATTCCGTGTGTTGATAACCCATCATATAAGGCAGAATTCAAGTTTACTGTAAAGGTCGACAAGGATCTAGATGTAATATCTAATATGCCACCTCAAAAAATATATTATGAAGGAGATAAAAAAATAATAGAATTTTTAAAGACTCCTAAAATGTCTACATATTTAATTTACATGGGAGTAGGAAAATTCGAAGAATATTATGATTATTCTTCCCAACCTATAGTTATAGTGGCTACTGTACCAGGTAAGATTTCAAAAGCTAAAATTCCCGCTGATTTTGCGAGGAAGTTTATCAAGTTTTACGAAGATTATTATGGAATAAAATATCAATTACCTAAGGCGCACTTTATAGCAATTCCAGAATTTGCATTCGGAGCTATGGAGAATTGGGGTGCAATAACTTTTAGAGAGACTGCATTACTAGCTGACGAAAATTCTAGTGTAAGGCAATTAAGAAGAGTAGCTGAAGTAATAGCTCATGAACTAGCTCATCAATGGTTCGGAGATTTAGTTACTATGAAATGGTGGAACGACTTATGGCTTAACGAAAGTTTTGCAACTTTTATGAGTTATAAGGCAGTAAATTGGCTTCATCCAGATTGGGACTATTGGGGTGAATTTTTGTACAGCGAAACTGCAGGAGCGATGGAAAAAGATTCTCTTCATATAACACATCCTATAGAAGTTGAGGTCAAAAAACCAGAAGAAATTGAACAGTTATTTGATGATATAAGCTATGGCAAAGGCGCAAGTATATTAAGAATGATAGAATCCTATATGGGAGAAGAAGAGTTTAGGAAAGGTATATCTAATTATCTAAATAAATTCAGTTTCTCCAATGCAGAAGGTAGAGATTTATGGAATAGTCTAGAAGAAGCTTCTGGAAAGCCTATAAGTAAGATTATGCCTTCGTGGATAGTGCAGGAAGGTTATCCTTTGATAACTGTAAAAGTTAAGGACAATATAATTAAATTCGAGCAAAGAAGATTTATGCTAGATGGTAGTACTGATGATAAAATTTACATGGTTCCGTTAACTTTAGAGGTAAATGGAAATAAGAAAATTTCACTTCTTCTTGATTCTAAAGAGAAGGAGTATAATGTTGGTGAGAAGGTAAACTCAATAAAGGTTAACTTGAATAGGGCCGGATTTTATAGAGTTTACTATGACGACTTAAAGATTCTAGGGAGTATGAATCATTTAGAGAAGTTTGGATTGATTAATGATTACTTTAATTTCCTTTTAGCAGGAATTATTCCATTTGAAGAGTACGAGAAAATAGTTCAATCTATGATGAATGAGGAATCTTATTTGCCTGTACTAGAGCTGGCATCACAGCTCTTTAAGTTATACGCCATAAATCCTAAGAAATATAGTAGTCTTGCTTTACAATTTCATGAATCACAAGAGAAAATATGGAGAACAAAGACTGACGCATTAGGTAAGCTTACTTACTCTAACATTATCGAAAACTTAGTTCAAATGGACTATAATTTTGCATTAGAGTTATCTAAAGAAATGGCTAACTTTTCTTCGATAGATCCTAATAAGAAAGATGCAGTGGCAATGGCTTATGCAATAGTTAATGAAGACTCAGTATTTGACGAAATTCTAGATAAATATAGAAAGGAAAAATTTGATGAAGAAAAAATGACTTATTTAAAGGCAATTTTATCATTCAAGAAACCTTATCTTGTAACTAATACCTTAAGTTTAAGTTTAACAGGAGAAATAAAGAAACAAGACATTGTTAGGATATTGCCTATAGTAGCGTATAACGTAGAAGCTAAGGAGGCTGTATGGAGCTGGTTAAAAACATATATGGATAATATTAGAAAATATTACCAAGGAACAGGAATATTAGGAAGAGTACTATCTGATGTCTTACCAATCTTAGGTATAGGAAGAGAGAAAGAAGTAGAAGAGTACTTTAATAAGCATCCAATGCCAGAAGCAGAAAAAGGAATAAAGCAAGGAATAGAGAAATTAAAAATCTTCTCAAGGCTTGCCTAA
- a CDS encoding radical SAM/SPASM domain-containing protein, whose translation MLWLVFTSGKCNLKCDYCGGSFPKDVVPWNVKYDINKLKSLIERDPEATVIFYGGEPLSNPKFIMKFLDYIKAKRYGIQTNGTLIKLLPENYWKKINVALLSIDGRKEITEKHRGKHIYDIVVKNAGYLKSLGIETIARMTVTQDSDIFKEVTHLLSLGIFDKIHWQLNVIWSDKWNVEKWAKESYLPGIKKLVDLFLEELKKGKVLKIIPILGVLSAYFFGGYKGSPCGAGYKSVAVTTDGRILSCPIAVWENWAVLGNVSSGFKLLEDPLPEVCKKCEFKEYCGGRCLYSMKENYWGEEGFKEVDEITKEYLKTVLSIIPTIKELIEQGIIKLSDLKYDPTLDSTEVIP comes from the coding sequence GTGTTATGGCTAGTATTTACGTCTGGTAAATGCAATCTAAAGTGCGATTATTGCGGTGGATCTTTTCCTAAAGATGTAGTTCCTTGGAATGTTAAATACGACATTAACAAACTAAAGAGTTTAATTGAGAGAGATCCGGAAGCTACGGTTATATTCTATGGTGGTGAGCCTTTATCTAATCCCAAATTTATTATGAAATTCTTGGATTACATAAAAGCAAAAAGATATGGAATACAAACAAACGGTACGCTTATTAAGCTTCTTCCAGAAAATTACTGGAAGAAAATTAACGTTGCGCTACTATCGATAGATGGAAGAAAAGAGATAACTGAAAAGCATAGAGGCAAACATATTTACGATATCGTAGTTAAAAATGCCGGTTATCTCAAATCTCTAGGGATAGAAACCATTGCAAGAATGACAGTAACACAGGATTCTGACATATTTAAAGAAGTAACTCACTTATTAAGCTTGGGAATATTTGATAAAATACATTGGCAGCTGAATGTAATATGGAGTGATAAATGGAACGTTGAGAAATGGGCTAAAGAATCCTATTTACCTGGAATAAAAAAATTAGTAGATCTATTTTTAGAGGAGTTAAAAAAGGGAAAAGTGTTAAAAATTATTCCTATTCTTGGCGTATTAAGCGCTTATTTCTTTGGCGGATATAAAGGATCTCCTTGCGGAGCAGGATATAAATCTGTTGCTGTTACTACTGATGGAAGAATATTATCTTGTCCAATTGCTGTTTGGGAAAATTGGGCTGTTTTAGGAAATGTTAGCTCAGGATTTAAACTTCTTGAAGATCCTCTTCCAGAAGTATGCAAAAAATGCGAATTCAAGGAATACTGTGGCGGAAGATGCTTATATTCTATGAAGGAAAACTACTGGGGAGAAGAAGGATTTAAAGAAGTTGATGAAATAACTAAAGAATATTTAAAAACTGTATTATCAATAATTCCGACAATAAAGGAATTGATAGAACAAGGAATAATAAAGCTTAGTGACTTAAAATACGATCCTACACTAGATTCTACTGAAGTAATACCGTGA
- a CDS encoding glycosyltransferase translates to MNLITLLILISSILLDLGIFMQIYAENKKFFKEPKGGNYRGNISVIIPVRGIDVNFEENVKSLLNQDIKPLEIIYVVDPDDPYRETIENILKKYNVKIVHTFYNCNMCSGKIRAQISGLLRSNGDIIVFGDSDTWYPKYWLRELTLPLSKYMATTTFSFASPARLTLKNLVRAGFWTLGIESQAIGGTFLWGGSMAFRRNFFNDHVLKSLSKEWCDDCTLTRIVKERKGKIGFIGNAIPLNVYDEHNLFKWAQRQVLTVKIYSYRGARAFIPFGLYMVILLISLILIKNFLLLLPFLLWIIKNLLRGRRLGRKAILPSLLSIIGIYFAWVVLILSWRKKEIIWRDKIYIVENK, encoded by the coding sequence ATGAACCTTATCACATTGTTGATATTGATATCTAGTATTTTACTAGATCTAGGCATATTTATGCAGATTTATGCAGAGAATAAGAAATTTTTTAAAGAACCTAAAGGAGGTAATTATCGCGGAAATATTAGCGTAATAATACCAGTTAGAGGCATAGATGTAAATTTCGAGGAAAACGTAAAATCTTTACTTAACCAAGATATCAAGCCACTAGAAATAATTTACGTGGTAGATCCAGATGATCCTTATAGAGAAACTATTGAGAATATACTTAAGAAGTACAATGTAAAAATTGTCCACACATTTTATAATTGCAATATGTGTAGCGGGAAAATAAGGGCTCAAATCTCTGGTTTACTTCGAAGCAATGGAGATATAATAGTTTTTGGAGATTCTGATACATGGTATCCAAAATATTGGCTAAGAGAACTGACATTACCATTAAGTAAATATATGGCAACTACAACTTTTTCTTTTGCCAGTCCTGCTAGATTAACGTTAAAAAATCTGGTAAGAGCAGGATTTTGGACATTGGGCATAGAGTCTCAAGCTATAGGTGGGACTTTCTTATGGGGAGGTTCTATGGCGTTTAGAAGAAATTTCTTTAACGATCATGTGCTTAAATCCTTAAGTAAAGAGTGGTGTGATGACTGCACTCTTACTAGAATAGTAAAAGAAAGAAAAGGAAAAATAGGCTTTATAGGCAATGCCATACCACTTAATGTTTACGATGAACATAACTTATTTAAGTGGGCACAGAGACAAGTATTAACAGTAAAAATTTACTCTTATAGAGGAGCTAGAGCATTTATACCGTTTGGTTTGTATATGGTAATCCTATTAATTTCTCTTATTCTGATTAAAAATTTCCTCCTTTTATTACCTTTCTTGCTATGGATAATAAAGAACCTGCTTAGAGGCAGGAGACTAGGTAGGAAGGCCATTTTACCCTCGTTATTATCTATAATAGGCATTTATTTTGCATGGGTGGTACTAATATTAAGCTGGAGGAAAAAGGAAATAATATGGAGAGATAAGATTTACATAGTGGAAAATAAGTGA
- a CDS encoding TenA family protein, with protein sequence MNSDILREKAGKLWENYVKHEFVIKMKEGSLDLESFRYYLIQDSKYVEMMLKSLLRASSLAPLTHSTKILKSIFDTRDKGMEVHSWLLSRLGISHEEIQNTGYSLVNYAYTRHLYYYSTKSWEEFLAAWAPCMWGYYEVGKFVKDSPNELYSKWAEFYASDEYKKRVDAILEALNSIKYSESLVIPFVNSVRFEIMFWESALKKEPTLIIGD encoded by the coding sequence ATGAATAGCGATATTTTGAGAGAAAAAGCAGGAAAGCTATGGGAAAATTATGTTAAACACGAATTTGTAATTAAGATGAAAGAAGGGAGCCTAGATTTAGAATCTTTTAGATATTATTTAATTCAAGATTCTAAATATGTAGAAATGATGCTAAAAAGCTTGTTACGTGCCTCTTCTTTAGCTCCTTTAACTCATTCTACAAAGATTCTGAAATCAATTTTTGATACTAGAGATAAAGGGATGGAAGTTCATAGCTGGCTATTATCAAGACTTGGTATCTCTCATGAAGAGATCCAGAATACTGGATATTCTCTAGTTAATTACGCATATACACGCCACTTGTACTATTATTCTACCAAAAGCTGGGAAGAATTCCTTGCTGCATGGGCACCATGCATGTGGGGATATTATGAAGTAGGTAAATTCGTTAAAGATTCGCCTAATGAATTATATTCAAAATGGGCTGAATTTTATGCCTCTGATGAATATAAAAAAAGAGTAGATGCGATTCTTGAGGCATTAAACTCTATAAAATACTCAGAATCTCTTGTTATACCATTCGTGAATAGCGTAAGATTTGAAATAATGTTCTGGGAATCAGCATTAAAAAAGGAACCAACATTAATCATCGGCGATTAA
- a CDS encoding SDR family NAD(P)-dependent oxidoreductase: MRLKDKAILIVGVSKGLGYALAYFLLKEGAKVIINSGNKEKLQEIVNSLKNLGEIDYIVERVVDLSSAKDVLSKSYELIKRKLDGIVISIGGYIEDNVENLTGLDEMINNHVKYPLYIISAALNYLNEGSTIVLISAMRGIDKALPNQLSYAISKSATAKAVEVLASELLDKQIRVVGIAPSWIYGDFQPNRDWKKLRKLGDVKAPPEDFARVITWLLTDEAEWINGVVIPVDGGARLR; this comes from the coding sequence ATGAGGTTAAAAGATAAGGCAATACTAATCGTTGGTGTAAGTAAAGGTTTAGGTTATGCTTTAGCATATTTTTTACTAAAGGAAGGAGCAAAAGTAATTATTAATTCTGGAAACAAAGAGAAGCTTCAAGAAATAGTTAACTCGTTAAAAAATCTAGGCGAAATTGATTACATAGTGGAGAGAGTAGTAGATCTTAGCTCTGCAAAAGACGTATTAAGTAAATCTTACGAATTAATTAAAAGAAAACTTGATGGAATAGTGATTTCCATAGGGGGTTATATAGAAGATAATGTGGAGAATCTTACTGGATTAGACGAAATGATAAATAATCATGTAAAATATCCACTTTATATTATTTCTGCAGCATTAAATTATCTTAATGAAGGTTCTACTATTGTGTTAATATCAGCCATGAGAGGAATAGATAAGGCACTTCCAAATCAGCTTTCCTACGCAATTTCAAAATCTGCTACTGCAAAAGCTGTAGAAGTTTTAGCTTCGGAATTATTAGATAAGCAAATAAGAGTAGTAGGAATTGCGCCTAGTTGGATTTACGGAGATTTTCAACCTAATAGAGACTGGAAAAAACTAAGAAAACTTGGAGATGTGAAAGCTCCGCCAGAAGATTTTGCAAGAGTTATAACATGGTTATTAACTGATGAAGCAGAATGGATTAATGGAGTTGTAATTCCAGTTGATGGAGGTGCAAGATTAAGATGA
- a CDS encoding thioredoxin domain-containing protein yields the protein MNSLANSESLYLREASNQPVNWLPWSKEAFEKAKKENKLILVDVGAAWCHWCHVMDEETYSNQEIAKIINENFIAIKVDRDEMPEVDRKLQLIVSEISGESGWPLTVFMTPEGNVFFGGTFFPPEDSYGRIGFKKLLNEILRIWNNERDKILNSSIPLSIKVKTENEGQLNKDLIESSFSLLTSAYDLEYGGLGKSMKFPHPKVDEFMLAYSAWTGDDLGKKLNNFTLIKMFEGGIFDQVGGGFHRYTTDREWITPHFEKLLIDNAELLEDYYLSYLATGRAEFLEAYNLTYEFIKRDLENSIAFSNSIDADSDGIEGGYYTWTEEEIKDALGQEAELAIKLFGLRKEGGVIEGRKVLRVDLTEAKKLINADINTTLQKLRDLRRRMLEYRQKNRKMPRIDTNSYSYPNYRLAEVLFQSLKIDDGLKIIKNLTPIVSRRLTGGKEGLLEDYASALLASISAYEVTAEERYYLLSLELYNKLKDFLKVDGFEEPNGELPYGDMPNESPNSLAIRGILKLSMLSKIDIEIEKILSKLVNSDPSFVSGLLLSAGSIINGIAHVVIVDEKDGKAGLLHKEAITTYYPLKVVEKISDDIKDRLDSTLRAMLNDNKGKSRAYVCIGNTCSMPVFEKEKIKLLLKTKLS from the coding sequence GTGAATAGCCTAGCAAATTCTGAAAGTTTATATTTAAGAGAGGCTTCAAATCAGCCAGTAAATTGGTTACCTTGGTCAAAAGAGGCATTTGAAAAGGCTAAGAAGGAAAATAAGTTAATACTCGTAGATGTAGGAGCAGCGTGGTGTCATTGGTGCCATGTAATGGATGAGGAGACGTATTCTAACCAAGAAATTGCTAAGATTATCAATGAGAACTTTATTGCAATAAAGGTTGATAGGGATGAAATGCCAGAAGTTGATAGAAAATTACAATTAATAGTAAGTGAAATCTCTGGAGAATCTGGATGGCCTCTTACGGTATTTATGACTCCAGAAGGTAATGTTTTCTTTGGTGGTACTTTCTTTCCTCCGGAGGATTCTTACGGTAGGATTGGGTTTAAAAAACTATTAAATGAGATTCTTAGAATCTGGAACAACGAAAGAGATAAGATATTAAATTCGTCGATACCTCTATCAATAAAAGTAAAGACTGAAAACGAAGGACAGCTTAATAAGGATTTAATAGAATCTTCTTTCTCACTATTAACTTCTGCCTATGATCTCGAATATGGCGGACTAGGCAAAAGTATGAAATTCCCTCATCCTAAAGTTGATGAATTTATGCTTGCTTACTCAGCTTGGACCGGCGATGATTTAGGAAAGAAATTAAACAATTTCACGCTAATTAAAATGTTTGAAGGAGGAATCTTTGATCAAGTAGGTGGAGGATTTCATAGATACACTACAGATAGAGAATGGATAACCCCACATTTTGAAAAGTTGCTTATAGATAATGCAGAATTACTAGAAGATTATTATTTGAGTTACTTGGCAACCGGAAGAGCTGAATTTCTTGAAGCTTATAATTTAACTTATGAATTTATAAAAAGAGATTTAGAGAATTCCATAGCTTTTTCAAACAGTATAGATGCGGACAGCGATGGTATAGAAGGCGGTTATTACACTTGGACAGAAGAAGAAATAAAAGATGCCTTAGGTCAAGAAGCAGAATTAGCAATAAAGCTTTTTGGATTAAGGAAAGAAGGTGGAGTAATTGAGGGTAGAAAAGTTTTAAGAGTTGATTTAACTGAAGCAAAAAAGCTCATAAATGCCGATATTAATACTACTTTACAAAAACTTAGAGATTTAAGAAGAAGAATGCTTGAATATAGACAGAAAAATAGGAAAATGCCTAGAATAGATACAAACTCATATTCTTATCCCAATTATAGATTAGCTGAGGTTCTATTTCAATCATTAAAAATAGATGATGGTCTAAAAATTATTAAGAACTTAACACCTATAGTAAGTAGAAGACTTACTGGAGGAAAAGAAGGTCTATTAGAAGATTATGCGTCTGCATTATTGGCCTCAATCTCAGCATATGAGGTAACGGCTGAAGAAAGATACTATTTATTATCTCTAGAGCTATACAATAAACTGAAAGATTTCTTAAAGGTTGACGGATTTGAAGAGCCAAATGGAGAATTACCTTATGGAGACATGCCTAACGAGTCACCAAATTCCCTGGCAATAAGAGGAATACTTAAACTATCAATGCTATCTAAAATAGATATTGAAATTGAAAAAATTTTATCTAAGTTAGTAAATTCTGATCCTTCATTTGTCTCTGGATTATTACTTTCTGCAGGTAGTATAATAAATGGGATAGCTCATGTTGTTATAGTCGATGAAAAGGATGGCAAAGCTGGGCTCTTGCATAAGGAAGCAATAACTACATATTATCCTTTAAAAGTAGTTGAAAAAATATCTGATGATATTAAAGATAGGTTAGACTCAACGTTAAGAGCTATGCTTAATGACAATAAAGGAAAAAGTAGAGCTTACGTGTGTATAGGTAATACATGCAGTATGCCCGTTTTCGAGAAAGAGAAAATTAAACTTTTACTTAAAACTAAGTTGAGCTAA
- a CDS encoding DUF5591 domain-containing protein produces MQCPPLSGPPIIKKDGVDLFKNPIVRKWYDFFLENWQSKKEIAFLLPCTSVKPYNRSPTHKLAYSIAKDKDYIQFYSVSEPMLLVPREYEECYPFNSYDYPPSMMTEEEKNEFVDLLSIMLKKISFQHKRIVAVLPKHHYNIVSRASEKVGIKIEMHPYGRLAFKTISDVLKSL; encoded by the coding sequence ATGCAGTGTCCTCCTCTTTCAGGACCGCCAATAATTAAAAAGGATGGTGTAGATCTATTTAAAAATCCCATAGTTAGGAAATGGTATGATTTCTTTCTAGAGAATTGGCAGTCCAAAAAAGAGATAGCTTTCCTATTACCTTGCACTTCAGTTAAACCATATAATAGGTCTCCTACTCATAAGTTAGCTTATTCTATAGCTAAGGATAAAGATTATATTCAATTTTATTCAGTATCGGAACCAATGTTGCTTGTTCCTAGGGAATATGAAGAGTGTTATCCATTTAATTCCTATGATTATCCTCCATCAATGATGACAGAGGAAGAGAAGAACGAGTTTGTTGACCTTCTCTCCATTATGCTTAAAAAAATATCTTTTCAACATAAAAGAATAGTTGCAGTATTACCAAAGCATCACTATAATATAGTAAGCAGAGCGTCAGAAAAAGTAGGCATTAAAATAGAAATGCATCCTTATGGTAGATTAGCCTTTAAAACTATAAGTGATGTATTAAAATCATTATAA
- a CDS encoding ATP-binding protein — protein sequence MLAEGKTIGIVLQKSEANSIQGLISPEYEVSPGQLFLIKDNNKLSLARLENYEYINEFYDEKIPIVKNILSENTSFDLLNMNTVIKTEMSIIKRYGHNSSPMPGSLIKALPEEKDENFLSEFYGVKNATDYVKYGRLAGSDIPLLLDLNAVTMHVGIFGETGSGKSYDMRYLIYLLSNLKIMGKSTALPMIIIDANGDYADFATINMDLVSGGRKWIKKYVIREPKSDTETRLTIDLSLFTPKDLADFIISLKYGGNEINSLQSNLLDYVISQHDQKEYNNLLGKEEGISLIQQEISSNQNLKELGFSSSTARAVISALEIFKDRIIKRYKLVSNSSSINEQILDVIWKEKGLAIIDFSADGSPGVDIPTKQLIVSYISRLLLNYLTKAKYSGSQRLIAFVIEEAQNYIPSNDYPISANITKEALVTLATQGRKFGVSLFLVSQRPAFVDKYVLSMLNTFFFHRIYHEDLKYVMSASGGLPESLAKGLTSLDTGYVIVSGLMSALKVPALVRIPWDPRLGSYAGSVERIDRVLIEDSSK from the coding sequence ATGTTAGCAGAAGGTAAGACTATAGGTATAGTATTACAGAAAAGTGAGGCCAATTCCATTCAAGGATTGATATCTCCAGAATATGAGGTCAGTCCTGGTCAATTATTCCTTATTAAGGATAATAATAAGTTATCATTAGCCAGATTGGAGAATTATGAATACATTAATGAATTTTATGATGAGAAAATTCCTATAGTAAAGAATATTCTTTCTGAAAATACCTCCTTTGACTTACTAAATATGAATACAGTAATTAAAACTGAAATGAGTATAATAAAACGATACGGGCATAATTCTTCTCCCATGCCTGGTTCTTTAATAAAAGCTCTTCCAGAAGAAAAAGACGAGAATTTTTTATCAGAATTTTATGGTGTAAAAAACGCTACAGATTATGTGAAATATGGAAGATTAGCCGGTTCAGATATACCGTTATTATTAGATCTTAACGCAGTTACAATGCATGTAGGCATCTTTGGAGAAACTGGAAGTGGTAAAAGTTATGATATGAGATATTTAATTTATCTACTTTCTAACCTGAAAATAATGGGTAAGAGCACTGCTTTGCCAATGATAATAATTGATGCTAACGGAGATTATGCTGATTTTGCTACAATAAACATGGATTTAGTTTCTGGGGGTAGGAAATGGATCAAGAAATATGTAATAAGAGAACCTAAGAGCGATACTGAGACTAGGCTTACTATTGACTTAAGTCTATTTACTCCAAAAGATTTGGCAGATTTTATTATTTCCCTTAAGTATGGAGGAAATGAAATAAATTCACTGCAATCAAATCTGTTAGATTATGTTATTTCACAACATGATCAAAAGGAATATAATAACCTATTAGGCAAGGAGGAAGGAATAAGCTTAATTCAACAGGAAATTTCTTCAAATCAAAATCTTAAGGAACTAGGCTTCAGCAGTAGTACTGCAAGAGCTGTAATAAGCGCTTTGGAAATTTTTAAAGATAGAATAATAAAAAGATATAAATTAGTAAGTAATTCCTCATCAATAAATGAACAAATCTTAGACGTTATATGGAAAGAAAAAGGCTTAGCAATAATCGATTTTTCAGCAGATGGTTCTCCTGGAGTTGATATTCCTACTAAGCAATTAATAGTGAGTTATATATCAAGGCTCTTATTAAACTATTTAACAAAAGCAAAGTACTCTGGCTCACAAAGGCTAATTGCCTTCGTAATAGAAGAAGCGCAAAATTATATTCCTTCAAACGATTATCCTATTTCTGCAAATATAACAAAGGAAGCATTAGTTACACTTGCAACACAAGGCAGAAAGTTTGGTGTCTCATTATTCCTAGTAAGTCAAAGGCCTGCATTTGTTGATAAATACGTGTTATCAATGCTAAATACCTTCTTCTTTCACAGAATATATCATGAAGACTTAAAATACGTAATGTCAGCATCTGGCGGTCTTCCAGAATCTTTAGCTAAAGGATTAACGTCATTGGATACGGGTTATGTTATAGTTTCTGGTTTGATGTCAGCACTTAAAGTTCCGGCGTTAGTAAGAATACCTTGGGATCCTAGGTTAGGGTCATACGCAGGAAGTGTAGAAAGAATTGATAGGGTTTTAATTGAAGATTCATCTAAATGA